GGGCGGACGGTTACACCGTCTCGAGGGTCGTCGACGAGATTGAGATCACGCTGATCGAGATTACAGAGTTCGCCGGCCCGGATTCCGGTTTTTAGTAGCGTAACAATGATCGCCCGATCAAGCGGGTGGGCGAGGCGATCGACGAACGAGCGCATCTCCGGGACCGAAATCTCCCGTCGCTGTGGGTCCGTGTCGATCGACTCGTCGATCTCTTCGACGACGAGCGCCATGGGGTTCGATTCGAAGGCCCCGACCTGCGTCATGTACCCGTAGAACCGATGGAGATACGAGGCGTAGGTCGCAACGGTGCTCTCGGCGACGGTTCCACGCAGGCTGTGGACGTAAGCCATGCAGTCCCGATGTGATACCTCTCCGAGTGTCTGTACCGAGTCATCGCCGTCTGCCAGAAACCCCTCGAAATCACGGAGCACGCGCTCGTAGGCGGCGCGCGTGCGTTCGCTCTTCCCCTGATACGAGATGTCTTGCAGGAAGTACGCGATCGGATCGTCCTGCGGGTCGTCGGGTCTGCTCATGAGTCGACGAGCGTGTATCCACCGTTACGACCGCTGTAGCGGACGACGTTTCGATCCTGGAGATCGGCCAGCGTCGCCTCGAGCCGGTCTTCGATACTGTCAGTGATCGCCGCCAGAAGCTCGTCCCAGCTGTAGTATTCGCCCGTCGTCAGTACGGATTCGACGCGCTCTTCCAGGTCGCCACCGTCGGTCGTGTCTGTCGTCGCTGAACTGTCCGGGGACTGTTCGTCGTCTGTTTCCCCCTCCAGAAACCCGCGCCGCCCGGCCTGAACCATCGTCCGGACGAACTCGCTCTGGCTCATGTCGAGTTCGTCGGCGTGGTCTCGCCACTCGTCTTTCTGATACGCTGGTACGTACGTCTTGACCGTAACACGCGACTCGTCTCTTTGCTCCGACATGTGCACGCCGTGAGTCCCCTGCTACATCAATGTATCCCCCCTCTCTGAGGATAAGGCCACTGAGACTCGATCAGATAGTAGTAGCAACCAAATAGACTATTCTCAGACAGTAAAATCCGCGAGCGTCAGATTCGAGGATAAGGACCTCTCGCCGTCGCTAGACGTCGGATGTAACGAACGGGAGGGGTCGGCGTGAGTCTCGACGCGAGCGACTGGCAGCCGATCGACGACGTCGACCTGTTCGAGTGAGTCGGCGAAACATCTATTCCATACCGTACACAACGTATACACATGAGTACGATCCGAGTATCCGACGACGTCAAAGACCGACTTCGAGACCTGAAACGTGAAGACGAATCATTCAACGACCTGCTGGACCGCCTCAGCCGCCAAGAGAAGGACGTTGAAGAGATGGCAGGTTTCCTCAGCGAATTCGACGACGGCGATCTCGAAGAGAAGATGAACGAAGCCCATAAGGAACTGAACGAATCGCTGGAGAAGCGAGTCGAATGATCGTTCTCGACAACGACGTCCTCGTCAAGATCGGCGGTCAAGATCCAGACCCGACCGTCGTCTCACATCTCAAGCAGTACAGCAATCAAGAGTGGACGATCCCGGCACTCGTTGCCTGGGAATTCTACAAGTCACAGGCCAGTCGGACCCAGATGCTCCAATCGCAGCGGACGCTGAACAGGGATATCGACCGAATCCTTGATTTTTCTGATGACGTCGCCCTCGAAGCGGCCTATCTCGGTGAACGGCTGCAAACCCAGGGTGTGACGCTCGACCCCATCGACATGCTCAACCTCGCGACCGCCCACGAGGCCGGCGCGACGTTCGTCACTCACAACAGCAACGATTTCGACAAGTCTCCGATCCACGAACTTACCGACATCGACGTCATCGTTTCCTGACCCCTGTCCGGTTCTGTGGGGAGACGCGGACAGATCCGGCTCGGTCACGCCGGGGACCCCCCTCGAATCGGCCCGATCACTCCCGTATTTGGGACCTTTATGGCCGGTTAGCACGTTACCCGGAAGTGTGAATCTCGACGACTACCCCGAACAAGACGGTAAGAAAGTATGGCTGTCCGAAGACGAAACTCAGCGGTTGCTCGAAACTGCCGAGGAGGGGAAGCCCCAGCTCGCGATGGCGATCGGCGTCCGGTGTGGGCTGCGGACTGACGAGATCGTGCGCGTCGCGCCCGACGACGTCGCCGACACCGACGCCGGGACGATGCTGCGGATTTGGGAGTCCGCGAAGACCGGCGAGTATCGCGAGACGCCGATCCCGACCGACCTCGCGAGTCAGATCCGCGCCGCGAGCGAGTTCGGCGACGCGCCCGGCGACGAGGCGCTGATCGACGTCTCAACGCGGACCCTTCGGCGCTGGATGGACCAGACGACCGCAACGCTTCGCGAGCAGACCGGCGACGCTGGCTGGCAGTACGTCGGGATGCACGACCTTCGGCGGACCTGGGCCACACAACTCCGCAGCGCCGACGTCGACGCGATGGTTGTGCTTGACTGGGGCGGCTGGTCGGACCTTGAGACGTTCCTCGACCACTATCGCGGGACGCACACGCCCGAGGCCCAGCGGCGCGAGCGCGCAAAAGTCGACTGGCTATGACAAATAGGAGATCTAGGAGTGTATATGGCACCACACACTGACAACATCGACAAGATGAACGAGTACAGCGATTTGGCCGATGCAGCCAGAATGGCGCGGAAAGCAGCACTTGAGGCAGATGATGAGGTTGACGGTCTTCGATGGATTGCAGCAGGTGGGCGAGGCAACGCTTCACTTAGGGATTTGAAGGGGCTTGGGGAAGCTCTCGAAAGGAATGGAAAAGCAATCCAAGAACTCGTTGAGGAAGCGCCGGAGCCTCGACGGTTGCGGGATGGTGAGACTGATGACTGACGACGCCAGCGGCGATAGAGTTTGGATGGACGATATATCCTCGGCGTTTGTCGGTGAGCATATTGAACGCGACGGGATATCGGTTGAGGTTGAACACGTCACGGCGATTGATGATGACCCGAGAGACGACGATGCGCGTTATACCCTCGAAGTGAGGGCCTACAAAAGCGAATAAACGTAGTTATTTGTGTCTCTCGATCCCTATTTGCCGGCGGTCGACGGGCTATTTCTCCATTTCGACTCGGACGTGCCCAATATGGCCCCATATTCGAGTCTAAACCAGTTCTTCTTCGCAGGGGTGTGGTGCTCACTATCTACGTACGGCCGGAAACCGGAAAGTCGCTTCGAGGGTGATCTCTCCGGGTGAACCCCTGGGGAAAGGTTCCGGAAACCCGGTTTCTCGTTGTCGGCTGTGTTTGGGCCAGACGATACGACCGGTCGCTGGCAAGGAGCGATCGCACTCGCCGGCCGTCAAGAACGGTCCGCCGATCGCCGTTCGATCGCGAGCGATCCCGAGAGTTCCTGCGGGGACGCGGGAGCGACTGCCACACCGGCCTCGGCGAGTCGGGCGACCACGCGTTCGGCGTAGTCCGTCCGTGCGGCGAGGATGTCGGTCTCCGCAGGCTCGACTACCCAGTAGCGGATCGTCAACCGGACGGACGAGTCGTCGAGCTGCGCCACGTGGAGCGCCGGGGCGGGCTTCGAGAGAATTCGGTCGTCCTCGTCGGCGACCGCCTGAAGGACGGACCGTATCTCGTCGTGGTTCGCTTCGTAGGCGACGCTTATCGGCTCTTCGACCCGGTATCGAACGCCGTCGTACGGATGCTTGACCTCCTCCACACGACTGAAGTCGTGGGATTCCTCCGTGGGTAATCCAACCAGATCGATTACCCCGGCTGTGAACTTGCGGGTTCGCTGAGGCTGGGTTGGTCAAGTGAACGCGACTGTTCCCCAAAATCGGCGGGTATCCAGTCGTGTTCGTTCCACTGCCAGTACGCCCCCTCACGAGGTGCGTCCCTGTCGCGTTCAGCAGACAGGGCAGCGGGCCGGGCCATCGGCCCCACTTCAGACTGCAAGATGTTCCACGCCCCTGCCACGTCACTGTGTGCTTCAAGATCGCAGTCGTGGCACCGGAACGAATCACTCGCCCGAGTCACATCGCTACTCTCACACTCGGGACACTTGCTACTTGAATCGGCTTCGGTCACTTCCGCAACAGCAATCCCAACATCACCGAGTGTGAGGGTGATCCGATCTACGAGTTGCCGGTGTGACCAGAAATTGTGTGTCTTCTCGTTCACGCCAGCACTCCAATGAGTGTCCAGCACATCAGTCAAGTCACCAACGTACACCATGTCAACGTTCCGTTCGAACAGCCATTCTGTTGCGTGTTTTACTGCCGCATCGCGACTGTGATCCCGCGTTCGTGACCGCTCCTCGTACAGGCGTTGGATACGGTGGCTCGTGTATTTGTCGTCTGGCAGTTCCGATTGGAGTGTCGCGATTCGCTCGGAATAGCTCTGGAACCGCTCAAACTCCGGACGAGCGTGATACACCGCCGTCTCACCAGTTTCAGTGACGACTGCCAACGTGTTGTTTGCACCGACGTCGATGGCGGCTGCCTGCGTCGTGTTCTCGGTGTCGAGTGTGTGAGTGAAGGCATCCTCTCGCTGTTCGCTGAGTGTGTCTGGTTGTATGCGGACAGGATGCTGGACACGAAGCTGGTCAACGTGTTCGTCGTAGCTGAGTTCTAATCGGCTGTCGTCACCGTTCCACTGTGGATTGCCTCGGACTTCGAGGGAGATGCGTTCGTTGTGGTCGAAATCGTAGCGGTCTTCGAGTACGTCACCGACGCCGAATTCGAGTGTACTCCGGTCGTCGTCCCAGTCGAACGTGTAGAGGTCGTTGCGGACGAGACCGTGCAACTCGTAGCCCTCTTTGTGATTGCCCCAGTAGCCCGGCGGTGACGGTTTCTCGGTCACTGCCGGATTGGAGTCGTTGTGGTACTGGTCAAGCAACCGGAAGTGACTGCGCCACGCCTCGCTGTTTTTGCGAGTGATCTGCTGGCAGGTTGCTTTGCCAATGAGTGGGGCATACTCATCGTAGAGGTCAGTGTAGTCGGCGTCCCAAACGTCACCATCGTCGCTGAAGTACGCTTGTCGGCGTCGGTAGTTGATTTGATTCCAGAGGGGTGGTTGGGCGGCCAGCCAGTCGAACAAACACTGCCGATACCTGTCGCTGGTTGCTTCAGCAGTGTAGGTATTCGTTCGTTGTGGCCGGTCGCTCACACAGCATATTATGTGATAGATTAAGTTAATAGTTGGGATTACAACAAGGCGACGTCACGTGGTTTATGGCATATCATGTCGGCTTCATCCCACGGCTAAACAGTAGTTGCTGAAGTGGGAAATTGGACGGACTCGGTTGCGTCTCTTACTGGCTCTGAACCGCGTGCACCGAGTGTACGGAATTTTGAGTCGTGTTCGATCTACTGGCGAAACGCTATCGTCCGCGATTCAGCAACTACTGTAAAGCCGATGGGCTTTCGCCTCGCTACCGCTGTAACCCGCTTTGTCGAGAGGTCGTTGTTCGGGATCGTCACGATCTCGTTGTTCGGTGTCCGCACTCTGGTCGTCCGGAGCCCGATCCCGATCACGGTCCCGCCCCGGTCGTTCCAGCGCACGAAGTCCCCGACGTTGAAATTGCGATCAAGGATGAGGAACACGCCGCTGACGAGGTTGCTGATGACGTCCTGGCCGGCGACACCGATCGCCAGGGTACCGCGACGACGATAGCCGAGCCCGAGAGGTACCGCCCCAGGCCCGCGGCGGTGACCGCAACCGGGAACGCGAGAACCACGAAAAACACGCGTGTATAGAGGTCGACTGCGTTCTCCAGCGTCGGGTTGTTCTCGTTTCGCCGGTGAACGATCCGTACGACCGGGGGCATGAAGAGTACGCGGCCCGCTGCGTAGACGGCCAGATACGCGACGACGAACAATCCAACGCTGACGAGCAAGGACCGATACTGTTCGACGAGTGCCTCGAGAGCCATGCGGTCAGCACGTCCGCGCTATTCGTTAATCTTCGCCACGACCCGGAAATCGTCATCTCGTTTGCAACGCGTCGTCGTTGCTGTGCAACTCATAAATCACATATGGGTATATAGAGTGCGCTGACTCAGTCCGGGCCGCGAACGGAGCTACTATCACAGTGGTCTCCACACCGACACGTATGAACGA
This window of the Halapricum desulfuricans genome carries:
- a CDS encoding tyrosine-type recombinase/integrase, giving the protein MSRPDDPQDDPIAYFLQDISYQGKSERTRAAYERVLRDFEGFLADGDDSVQTLGEVSHRDCMAYVHSLRGTVAESTVATYASYLHRFYGYMTQVGAFESNPMALVVEEIDESIDTDPQRREISVPEMRSFVDRLAHPLDRAIIVTLLKTGIRAGELCNLDQRDLNLVDDPRDGVTVRPQLEGRSNSLYVSATPSRGTQTNGEHRRASNKRQRDTVVPVDPELGEVLIRWLAVRPDPVSEAKPLFTGTSDNWGRRVTTDMVHHLVEAHARDVGWYHDGAGAANNVTPHYFRHFFTTHLRDRTGDRGIVKYLRGDVAQDIIDTYTHDWGSRVREVYERHIYQLL
- a CDS encoding DUF5805 domain-containing protein, with protein sequence MSEQRDESRVTVKTYVPAYQKDEWRDHADELDMSQSEFVRTMVQAGRRGFLEGETDDEQSPDSSATTDTTDGGDLEERVESVLTTGEYYSWDELLAAITDSIEDRLEATLADLQDRNVVRYSGRNGGYTLVDS
- a CDS encoding antitoxin VapB family protein, producing MSTIRVSDDVKDRLRDLKREDESFNDLLDRLSRQEKDVEEMAGFLSEFDDGDLEEKMNEAHKELNESLEKRVE
- a CDS encoding type II toxin-antitoxin system VapC family toxin — its product is MIVLDNDVLVKIGGQDPDPTVVSHLKQYSNQEWTIPALVAWEFYKSQASRTQMLQSQRTLNRDIDRILDFSDDVALEAAYLGERLQTQGVTLDPIDMLNLATAHEAGATFVTHNSNDFDKSPIHELTDIDVIVS
- a CDS encoding tyrosine-type recombinase/integrase, which gives rise to MNLDDYPEQDGKKVWLSEDETQRLLETAEEGKPQLAMAIGVRCGLRTDEIVRVAPDDVADTDAGTMLRIWESAKTGEYRETPIPTDLASQIRAASEFGDAPGDEALIDVSTRTLRRWMDQTTATLREQTGDAGWQYVGMHDLRRTWATQLRSADVDAMVVLDWGGWSDLETFLDHYRGTHTPEAQRRERAKVDWL
- a CDS encoding mechanosensitive ion channel family protein, which translates into the protein MEEVKHPYDGVRYRVEEPISVAYEANHDEIRSVLQAVADEDDRILSKPAPALHVAQLDDSSVRLTIRYWVVEPAETDILAARTDYAERVVARLAEAGVAVAPASPQELSGSLAIERRSADRS
- a CDS encoding transposase, whose product is MSDRPQRTNTYTAEATSDRYRQCLFDWLAAQPPLWNQINYRRRQAYFSDDGDVWDADYTDLYDEYAPLIGKATCQQITRKNSEAWRSHFRLLDQYHNDSNPAVTEKPSPPGYWGNHKEGYELHGLVRNDLYTFDWDDDRSTLEFGVGDVLEDRYDFDHNERISLEVRGNPQWNGDDSRLELSYDEHVDQLRVQHPVRIQPDTLSEQREDAFTHTLDTENTTQAAAIDVGANNTLAVVTETGETAVYHARPEFERFQSYSERIATLQSELPDDKYTSHRIQRLYEERSRTRDHSRDAAVKHATEWLFERNVDMVYVGDLTDVLDTHWSAGVNEKTHNFWSHRQLVDRITLTLGDVGIAVAEVTEADSSSKCPECESSDVTRASDSFRCHDCDLEAHSDVAGAWNILQSEVGPMARPAALSAERDRDAPREGAYWQWNEHDWIPADFGEQSRSLDQPSLSEPASSQPG
- a CDS encoding mechanosensitive ion channel domain-containing protein, which encodes MFLILDRNFNVGDFVRWNDRGGTVIGIGLRTTRVRTPNNEIVTIPNNDLSTKRVTAVARRKPIGFTVVAESRTIAFRQ